A region of Allocoleopsis franciscana PCC 7113 DNA encodes the following proteins:
- a CDS encoding YcjF family protein: MTEPDETELPSDNSQPLSEPTQSVTTKSVDDSWKNRISGIWNNTTTRLVQLLPVDQLAQTVSQWFSVSEEQVAEILETVRAELPTTEALLIGKPQAGKSSIVRGLTGVSAEIVGQGFRPHTQHTERYAYPSSDLPLLIFTDTVGLGDVNQDTQVIIQELVGDLQQETRRARVLILTVKINDFATDTLRHIATQLRQQYPEIPCLLVVTCLHEVYPPGTDDHPAYPPDYEEVNRAFSAIQDAFTGISDRAVLIDFTLEEDGYNPVFYGLEALSNSLADLLPEAEARAIYQLLDREEVGKQLGNLYRDVGRRYMLAFAIMAAALEAVPVPFASMPVLTALQVSMVGLLGRLYGQTLTPSQAGGVVSAIASGFLARAVGRELVKFIPGFGSVIAASWAAAYTWALGEGACVYFGDLMGGKKPDPKKIQLVMQDAFKVAQERFKGIKTS; this comes from the coding sequence ATGACTGAGCCAGATGAAACTGAGTTGCCGTCAGATAATTCTCAGCCGTTGAGTGAACCAACTCAGAGCGTGACGACTAAGTCGGTTGACGATTCCTGGAAAAACCGCATTTCCGGTATCTGGAACAACACAACAACACGTTTGGTGCAACTCTTACCTGTAGACCAACTCGCTCAAACCGTGAGTCAGTGGTTTAGCGTCAGCGAAGAACAGGTGGCAGAGATATTGGAGACGGTTCGTGCCGAACTGCCCACCACAGAAGCCCTCCTGATTGGGAAGCCTCAAGCGGGAAAAAGCTCGATTGTGCGGGGACTAACGGGGGTTTCTGCGGAGATTGTGGGACAGGGTTTTCGTCCCCATACGCAACACACCGAACGTTATGCCTATCCCTCCAGTGATTTGCCGTTGCTGATTTTTACCGATACGGTGGGACTGGGAGATGTAAACCAGGATACTCAGGTGATTATTCAGGAACTAGTAGGCGATCTGCAACAGGAAACACGCCGCGCTAGAGTCCTGATTCTAACCGTTAAAATCAATGATTTTGCCACTGATACACTGCGACACATTGCCACTCAACTGCGTCAGCAATATCCCGAAATTCCCTGTCTCCTCGTGGTAACGTGCTTGCATGAGGTTTATCCGCCCGGTACCGACGATCATCCAGCCTATCCACCCGATTATGAGGAGGTTAACCGAGCCTTCAGTGCGATTCAGGACGCCTTTACCGGAATTAGCGATCGCGCCGTCTTAATTGATTTCACCCTGGAAGAAGACGGCTATAATCCTGTATTTTATGGCTTAGAGGCACTCTCGAATTCCCTAGCCGACCTCCTCCCAGAAGCGGAAGCCCGTGCGATTTATCAGTTATTGGATCGAGAAGAAGTTGGCAAACAACTGGGCAACCTCTACCGAGATGTTGGTCGTCGTTACATGTTGGCTTTTGCGATCATGGCAGCCGCCCTAGAGGCTGTACCTGTACCATTTGCCAGTATGCCCGTGTTGACAGCGTTACAAGTCTCAATGGTGGGTTTGTTGGGGCGATTGTATGGGCAAACACTGACCCCATCACAAGCAGGAGGGGTGGTAAGTGCGATCGCCAGTGGCTTCCTCGCTAGGGCAGTTGGACGAGAATTAGTCAAATTTATCCCTGGTTTTGGCAGTGTGATTGCCGCTTCTTGGGCTGCTGCTTACACCTGGGCACTAGGGGAAGGAGCCTGCGTTTACTTCGGGGATTTAATGGGGGGTAAAAAACCCGATCCCAAAAAAATTCAGTTGGTGATGCAAGATGCGTTTAAGGTAGCCCAAGAACGGTTTAAGGGTATCAAAACCTCCTAA